The following are encoded together in the Molothrus ater isolate BHLD 08-10-18 breed brown headed cowbird unplaced genomic scaffold, BPBGC_Mater_1.1 matUn_MA732, whole genome shotgun sequence genome:
- the LOC118701138 gene encoding hornerin-like produces MRGPRGGGGSASPPGPAPGPSPPAGVGRFLLIDSQGLPYTVLLGHAPGHAPGHAHGRFRCPDCGRGFAYLSYLRRHRIAHTELKPHLCRTCGKRFKRASHLRRHRQTHGHGQGDRQGDGQGDGQMASHLRRHRQTHGHGQGDGQGDGQGDGQGQTHGQGDGQGQGQMASHLRRHRQTHRHGQGDRQGDGQGQGHGQGDGQGQGQTHGQGDGQGHTGHGDGQTHRQGQGQTHGQGQGDGQRDGQTHRQGQGQGHGQTDRQGHGQTHGQGQGQTHGQGDGQRHHSTHGRTHGQRGGQRDGQRDGQQHGQRDG; encoded by the coding sequence ccccccaggccccgcccccggcccctccccccccgcGGGGGTTGGGCGTTTCCTGTTGATTGACAGCCAGGGCCTGCCCTACACGGTGCTGCTTGGTCACGCCCCCGGCCACGCCCCCGGCCACGCCCACGGGCGGTTCCGCTGCCCGGATTGTGGGCGGGGCTTCGCGTACCTGTCCTACCTGCGGCGGCACCGGATCGCGCACACGGAGCTGAAGCCGCACCTGTGCCGCACCTGCGGGAAGCGCTTCAAACGCGCCTCGCACCTGCGCCGGCACCGACAGACGCACGGACACggacagggggacagacagGGCGATGGACAGGGGGATGGACAGATGGCCTCGCACCTGCGCCGGCACCGACAGACGCACGGACACGGACAGGGGGACGGACAGGGGGATGGACAGggggatggacagggacagacGCACGGACAGGGAGatggacaggggcagggacagatgGCCTCGCACCTGCGCCGGCACCGACAGACGCACAGACACggacagggggacagacagggggatggacaggggcagggacatggacagggcgatggacaggggcagggacagacacacggacagggggATGGACAGGGGCACACAGGACATGGGGATGGACAGAcccacagacagggacagggacagacacacggacagggacagggggacggACAGAGGGacggacagacacacagacagggacagggacagggacacggacaaACGGACAGACAGGGGCacggacagacacacggacagggacagggacagacacacggacagggggACGGACAGAGGCACCACAGCACGCACggacggacacacggacagcggGGCGGGCAGAGGGACGGACAGAGGGACGGACAGCAGCACGGACAGCGGGATGGATAG